accgagacttgccaagcggccttggtttactaccggtagaccgcctgtcaagtttcgtaccatttagacttcgtctgatactccaacggttaaccgagggaccgaaaaggcctcgtgtgtgttgcagcccaacacccctacaatttggcccaaaacccacctaactctgctccatgttctagagcgttcgatcacgatcgtgtggccgaaaaccgcacctcatttggactctcctagctccctctatgcctataaatagacccctccgttttcggatctccttcatccgaaaccctaaaaatcatctccgcgcggccgaacgtgtccgcccgccgccggacgaaaatcccacctccaccgccgccacgtgtcgcctcctcattcgcccgcaccgccgccccacttcgccgcgccgccCGGGCCCGCCGAGCCTAGTTccggcccccgcgggcccatccatcgcgccgccccgcgcccccttCTCCTTCCTCGCGCGCCGCCTCTCCACTGCGGGCCGCCNNNNNNNNNNNNNNNNNNNNNNNNNNNNNNNNNNNNNNNNNNNNNNNNNNNNNNNNNNNNNNNNNNNNNNNNNNNNNNNNNNNNNNNNNNNNNNNNNNNNNNNNNNNNNNNNNNNNNNNNNNNNNNNNNNNNNNNNNNNNNNNNNNNNNNNNNNNNNNNNNNNNNNNNNNNNNNNNNNNNNNNNNNNNNNNNNNNNNNNNNNNNNNNNNNNNNNNNNNNNNNNNNNNNNNNNNNNNNNNNNNNNNNNNNNNNNNNNNNNNNNNNNNNNNNNNNNNNNNNNNNNNNNNNNNNNNNNNNNNNNNNNNNNNNNNNNNNNNNNNNNNNNNNNNNNNNNNNNNNNNNNNNNNNNNNNNNNNNNNNNNNNNNNNNNNNNNNNNNNNNNNNNNNNNNNNNNNNNNNNNNNNNNNNNNNNNNNNNNNNNNNNNNNNNNNNNNNNNNNNNNNNNNNNNNNNNNNNNNNNNNNNNNNNNNNNNNNNNNNNNNNNNNNNNNNNNNNNNNNNNNNNNNNNNNNNNNNNNNNNNNNNNNNNNNNNNNNNNNNNNNNNNNNNNNNNNNNNNNNNNNNNNNNNNNNNNNNNNNNNNNNNNNNNNNNNNNNNNNNNNNNNNNNNNNNNNNNNNNNNNNNNNNNNNNNNNNNNNNNNNNNNNNNNNNNNNNNNNNNNNNNNNNNNNNNNNNNNNNNNNNNNNNNNNNNNNNNNNNNNNNNNNNGGCTGCCGCCCCGGCCGCCGCGTCCGTCTCCCGCGCCCGTCCTCCGCCGCACGCCGGCGACCCCACCTCCCTCCGCCGTCCTCCTCGTCGCTTCCGTCCGCCACCGAGCCAAGTCCGGCCACCGGCGTCCTCTTCAGCAACGTCGAACCTCGTTTTGCGTgctgggtcaaaccctagatccggaggtcaaAATTTTCTCTAAGTCTCAGAATTGCagatccatatgcccatgttcgcggctccataactttgcatccgtagccccgattcatgcatatagcatatcaaaatattcacctcagagagtacatcatttcattccattgcatcattttcatttgagctcatcttgatgcccgaaatgctgttagaagagggctacttgagttaattgtcagatctgttactccgtttagcacttttgtcatttttgccatgattaatgtgtgcatgttatgcccgcgagttctacatatgttttgttaagggttttgtcatctctccagaggtgcaacccatgtatttttaggatgtgtgtggtgacttgtgcaagcttgcaaagtggtgcacttgctaattctgttttcagagacttagtaatttcactaagtcctggagctgtttatctcaggatgccatatgttcttgttgtttcctagtgatctgtgcctcttttgaggatgatcagtaaggatgtcttgttaatattgtagtgatctatccatccatgtctttgtttgcaattatggagcaccctaacttgagtcaatcgagctctacttttactactttgtgaatctgggcagattgtcaacttgtttgcaattttgccggtgatgttatagttgatccgtgcatgctatgccattgttcttgccatgtctagcttgcattttctgccttcttggtgggtgtatgcttgtcttgccatgacttgcaccgtagtgagtgcatcgagctcgtaaacatgcctacttgagttatatttcagcatgtgccagttttcaataagtatgaaaactgattatgtttttgctatgttcacgtgcttgcaattgtattttctgatcccttttgactcaaggtcactaagggacttttgttaagctctttgagtagctccatgccatgctttactttgacatgttcaggtcctgtagcatgtagttttgttgctccgaagagggctacctgatctgaaattccagacaagtgttaatttcactaagtctgagatctgtttgccatttgcatttttgccatgcttgtttgaacctgttaatggatgatttggccgtagctcagtgctaaacttttgttaagcatcttgtgtgcatccctgccatgtatttttttgacatgtttgggtgctgttgcatgttcatctcattgcatttagatgcctacttgctgtaaatcgcagaccggtgtcatttttgaatcgcttgccatttccaaaccgtaactccgattccggcgttctttatatcattttcaagcgatttcatctcatcttaacagtgacacacttggttttccaagttgaggccagtttcatgcatttcctgtcatatcttgcattttgcatcccgcatagcatatcatcatttcatcatattgcttgttcttgcacgtggttgatcgtatccttgttgcttgtttttcttgtttgagtagagccgagagacgagttcgctaacgaggagcccgttgagtttgcttttgaggatccagtcaactctgacaactgtgcaggcaagatgatcataccctcgaaatcactactatctttgctatgctagtttgctcgctcttttgctatgccattgctacgatgcctaccacttgcttgcaagcctcccaaattgccatgtcaaacctctaacccaccattgtcctagcaaaccgttgattggctatgttaccgctctgctcagcccctcttatagcgttgctagttgcaggtgaagattggaggccgttctttgttggaacatttatttacttgttgggatatcattatattgctatgttatcttaatgcatctatatacttggtaaagggtggaaggctcggcctctcgcctagtgttttgttccactcttgccgccctagtttctgtcatatcggtgttatgttcccggattttgcgttccttacgcggttgggttataatgggaaccccttgatagttcgccttgattaaagcttttccagcaatgcccaaccttgattttaccatttgccacctagtcttttctttcccttgggttctgcagactcaagggtcatctttattttaaccccccccccccgggggccagtgctcctctgagtgttggtccacctgtcagctaccggtggccaccaggggcaactctgggctggcctacccgtacctaggacaatctgagtgtgccctgagaaagagatatgtgcagctcctatcgggatttgtcggcacattcgggcggtgttgctggtcttgttttaacctgtcgaagtgtcttgagtaaccgagataccgagtctgatcggaacgtcttgggaggaggtctattccttcgttgaccgtgagagcttgtcatgggctaagttgtgactcccctgcagggatttgaactttcgaaagccgtgcccgcggttatgggcagatgggaatttgttaatgtccggttgtagataacttgaaccttaattaattaaaatgaatcaactgagtgtgttaccgtgatggcctcttctcggcggagtccgggaagtggacacggtgttggagtaatgtttgcgcaggttgctctctagtttctcgctcgcgctttgcctcctcttctcgctctcttttgcgaataagttagacaCCATACTtgctagacgcttgctgcagctccacttatatttacccttgccttacctataagcttaaatagtctggaTCGCgaaggtgcgagattgctgagtccctgtggctcacagattactattacaccagatgcagggcctgatgattccgctgcaggagacgcgtatgagctcaagtgggagttcgacgaagactctcaacgttactatgtttcctttcccgatgatcagtagtggtgcccagttgggggtgattgggaccgtgtcgcatgttgggttctcttttattttggcgccgtagtcgggccatgagtgtttagtTGATTTAatattatttatgtacttgattgacgtggcgagtataagccaactatgttatctcccctttattatttatattacatgggatgttgtgaagattgcctaacttgcgacatatgacttcaatgcgattatgtctctaagtcgtgcctcgacacgtgggagctatagtcgcatcgagggtgttacggtTGAAGACAATTTCAATTGAATTGTAAAACTATTTAATTATGTTTTTATTCGGATGTGGAACTATTTGATTGTAAAACTGTTTGCACTGCTTAATATATTTGGTTCTAAAACTATTAGCACATAGTTCGAAAAATATATAGAGAGAGGCTCCAACCAGCCGTGGCGGACATTATGTGTGCATGCGTAAGGCGCACGGCCGGCACATACAGAAGAATGGCCTGACGCCGTCCGATTGCTCTGTCCAAGTAGACAAAATTCGGATAAAAAGAACGTCCGTTTGAGGTCTGCATCGAAGTTGGCCTGACACATCCAGCCGTCCATGCATAGAATAAATTCGTACCAGGATCGTAGTACATATAAAGTGTCTAATGTGCAGTAATTCCGGTGTACGTGCGACGGGTATGTGGGTGTACTGTGTTTGTTTCTAGAAGAAAAGGGCACGACGACGATACGGCGTGACGCACCGTACGCGGCGGCTACCCAACCCAGCAGCcgtgcggcgcggcgcggcgcgagcCAGCTGCAAAGGAACGAGTGAACGGCCTGAGTGGAGCGCGCGATTGAGGTCCGATCGCCCTAAACCTGACCCACCACCACGACGCCTGTCGGTCTCCGCACCGGACCGGCGTCGCCACTGCCCTCACCCCAACGCTGCGCTGCACATGCGCTTGCGAGCTCCCACTCCCACTCCCACCCCCGTCCCCTTCTCCGCTGTACTCTTCTCCTTGTCTGCCTCGCCGCCTACTCTACACAATCGCATCGCAACCATAGATCGGTTATCACCCACCCTGCTCCCACGTGAATCCACGCGCAAAATTGCCCGCGGCAGCTTTTCCGGCGGATTTGGTTTTCCTTCCTCCCCTTGGCATCCACTCCTCGCAGGGTGGGTGCCCCTCAGCTTCTACTCTAGTCTAGTCTAGATATAATATATTCTACAAAGACGagggaggacgaggagatcgatccAAGATGTTATATGTGGCTCCAAGGTGGCGGTGCCTGCTAGCCGTGGCCATGGCCATCGCCGCGGTGCtgtcggcggcgggcggcgccggggcGCAGGAGACGTGCTCGGGTGCGGTGCCGGCGCCGCCCAAGCGCGGGGCCTGGATGTCCATTGCCAGCTTCGGCGGCGCCGGCGACGGCCGGACGCTCAACACGGCGGCCTTCGCGGCCGCCGTCGCCAGCATCCAGCGCCGACGCGCgcggggcggggcgctgctctacGTGCCGCCCGGGGTGTGGCTCACGGGGCCCTTCAGCCTCACCTCACACATGACCCTCTTCCTCGCGCGAGGCGCCGTCATCCGCGCCACACAGGTCAGACCTCCTGCTTCTCGTTCACGACCGCCATTACTCTTCTGGCCTATTACTATTGGATCTTTACCAGATAGTGCAGACTGCAGCATTCAGAATAGTTGTTTTCAGTTTCCTTGTTCTGTTGCTACGataacaagtactccctccattcctaaatactccaatatggactacatagggagcaaaatgggtgaatctacactctaaaatatgtctatatacatccgtatgtagtccatattgaaatttcTAAAAAAAACCTATATTTAGGAAGGGAGGGAGCAGTTTCTTCCAGGTTTCAAATCTCTCGAGTTCTAGCTTAATTCAAAGAACAGGAAAACTTGCTCTTTATGGTTTGCCATGTCTCATGGTGGTTTATTGGAGTTGAAAAACAACACATTGGTCTTGATGTTTTTCACTCTGTTAGTGTTATAGTTCCTGTGTTGCCACTTGCAAGACGATTACTTAGTTGACATGTGACCTGTGTCTTCTCATCTTCTATTAATGTCTAGCTCATCCAGTTATGGGTGATGTAAAGGTAAAAAACAGTTGGATATCTTTGTgaaatcttttttattttatttttgagcaGGACACATCTAGTTGGCCGCTGATCGACCCGCTGCCCTCATACGGGAGAGGGCGTGAGCTGCCCGGCAAGAGATATATCAGTTTGATCCATGGCAATGGACTTCAGGATGTTTTCATTACAGGTTCTCATTCTGCATTATTAAATTTATCATACTTGATTTGGCTAGTGACATCACCATAGGGTTTATCCTAGAATGTTCCAGCCTGTTATACTGCAGTAGAGCAAGGTTTAAATTTGGCATCATGCTAGTGACGCCGTGCATAAGCACGTGCTACAAGAATATGCCATTGTGGAAACCTGTAGAATGTCCTTCTTCATATAGATCTACCCTTGTCTTCATCTAGATGATGATTGTTTTCATGGTTGGAACTGTTATTTGTGCAGGTGAGAATGGCACCATCGATGGCCAAGGTAGTGTGTGGTGGGACATGTGGAAGAAGGGTACATTGCCCTTCACAAGACCCCATCTACTCGAGCTGATGGACTCGTCTAATGCTATTGTCTCCAATTTGGTCTTCCAGGATTCGCCATTTTGGAACATCCATCCAGTGTATTGCAGGTGAGAACATCGATTTAGTTCTCTATACCTAAATTCCTAAATTTTGTGTTTGCTACTTACGGATTCAACAAGGAAGACCACTGGTCAGTTTTGCAGAATTGGGTGCTGCAGTGCACCTTTATCTTGCAGTGCAATGGCTTACATTATTTGGGAATCGGGACAGCTTGCTTTTAGCAGTACTGCAGTTATATATAGCAGTGCAAGGATCCACCCTTGCACTGCATCTCCATTTGCACCATCACAAATTGCACATGAACTCCAGCCTGTGTTCTTGTCCTGTCATAACTGTACCAAAATCCCTAATTTCTATGTCTGCTCCTTATGGATTCAACGAGGAAGACCACTAGTCAGTTTTGCAGAGTTGGGTGCTGCAGTGCTCCTTCATCTTGCACTCCAATTGCTCTAGCTTATTTGGGACAAACTTGCTTGCTTTTAACCGTACTGCAGTTATATAGCACTAGCAGGATAAGGATCCATGGTTGTACCGCCTCTCCATTAGCACCATCACAAATTGCACAGGATCTCCAGGCTGGGTTCCTGTCCTGTTATATAATTGGTAATATTACCGCATTAAACTGGAGCAAATAGTGAAGTGTAGTGAACAGAACTACATAACCAAAGTACAGAAGCTACCAAACAGTACCATACAAGATTAGCACTTTAACGTAGGATCCAAAGTTTTTTTGTTTTAGTTGTTGCTACTTGCTAGCAAAACTTGTGGTCCAGATCTGCATTTATTATTGTCCCAGCTGAGACATAAATGTCTACATCATCTGTTTTGCTTGTGCAGCAATGTGTTGATCAGAAATTTGACTATACTGGCTccacatgactctcccaacactgaTGGAATTGATCCAGGTACAAATGCTATTTTCCTTTCTCACTGACAATATATACATGACAAAATTTAGCTCCTGATTCTGAACCCAGAGTTGTGCTCCAAACTGTACAGATTCGAGCAGCAATGTGTGCATTGAGGATTGCAACATCTTGACGGGAGATGACCTGATCGCCATCAAGAGTGGATGGGATGAATATGGCATAGCCTATGGTCGCCCCAGCTCGGGCATCACCATTAGGCGGATCACGGGCTCCTCCCCTTTTGCTGGCTTTTCTGTCGGGAGTGAGACCTCTGGCGGTGTGGAGGATGTCCTCGCTGAGCATCTGAATTTCTACAGCTCAGGGTTTGGTGTTCACATCAAGACCAACTCCGGCAGGGGAGGGTTCATTCGAAACATCACCGTCTCTGACGTGATCTTGGACAATGTCCGTTATGGTCTGAGGATTGCCGGTGATGTTGGAGGACATCCTGATGAGCGGTACGACCACAATGCGCTCCCAAAGGTCGACAGCCTGACAATAAAGAATGTTCAAGGGCAGAACATCAAGGAGGCTGGGCTGATCAAGGGCATTCCAAACTCGGCATTCTCCTGGATCTGTCTGTCTAACATTAAGCTTCATGGCAGCGCGCCAGTCCGCCCATGGAAATGCGCGGCTGTGAGTGGAGGTGCACTCGACGTGCAGCCCTCCCCGTGCACAGAATTGACTAGCACGTCCGGGATGAGCTTCTGTACGAGTTCCCTCTGATGGTGAATCAAGTCTTGCACTTCAGTTTCGGTGTCAATGCCCTTGATTCCTCCAATGAGATGACATCAAAGGGTAGGCCAAACAATTTTTgtttgtttattatgtattatattTTCAGAAACCTTGTGCTTAGCATCACTGGAATCTAGTTCAACAAGTGAAATGCTATCCGGTGGTTCAATACTTGTCCACAAAGCTGCTCAGTTCTCTGTGTCAGCGAATCATTTTTAGTTCTGCATTTCAACCGTTGGCGTTGAGCTGATACGAATTAGACTTGGTGTATGCAAAGGGTCACGCGTTTGAGTCGGGCACCGCGGGTAGCCAAAATAGACTGGACGAAGCTGGTAGGATAGACACAAAGATCACCAAGGGGGCGGTCCGGGCGCCTGTGACATGCGTCTGATGGCCTTGGTGGCGTGTCATTGGTTGCTCTATGTCGATTCAGGGCAACTCCAACGTGAATCACCAAATCAGACATAGGACACGTCTGCGAACACTGATTGGTGAGCCGGCCATCCAACCGTGTTGTAACGCCCTTGCCGTTGGCCATGAAGGACCGCCAGATTtgggcctcgtcgccggcgagatgcggacgcaagcgagtgagagagagagaaagagataagctcgaaaatagagagagagaaagagataagCTCAGGAAAATGAGATTCAAATTCAATACATCGATACCCGTACAGGCCAGCCACTCGAGCTTATATCTGCTCGTTACATTCATGGGCCTCAGCCTGTTTACTCACCCAGCCCAACTCAACTACACATGGCCCAACGCCTATTCAAACCTCCCGCCACTACGCTTTCGCCTTGGCACAGCGAATACGTCTTCCTGGCTGTTTCACTGCCAGTGTCAGTAGCTGCATGCTGACATTGTCCTCCCCTTGAGAACCGGCGTGTCCCCATGCTGGTGCATCAGGAAACTTGACCTTGAGCACTTCGTAATCTTCCCAGGTTGCCGCTAAAGCTGGAACATTCGACCACTTGATCAAAGCTTGTAAGTGTGATGTGTTTCTTTTTTTCACCAATCTGCGATCCAAGATCTCAGGTATCACTCCAGGCACTGAGATATCTAACGGTTTAGGCAACACAGTAAACACCGGAGTGTGATCCGGCACATGGGACTCCAACTGTGATACATGGAAAACTGGATGAACTTGACTGCCTTTCGGTAGCTCCAGTTTGTAAGCTGCTAACCCAACTTTTTTCCAAAACCTGGACGGTACCGAAAAATTTGAGAGCCAATTTGGGACAGGGTCTATTGACCACTCACGACTGAGCATACGGCTGCAACCTCAAGTACACCTGTTCCCCCACCATAAATTCTCGAGGAGATCTGTTTTTATTTGCATAGTGCTTGTACTTAACTTGAGCTCTATGTAAATGTTCTTTCAGAGTGGCAGTGTGTTCTGACTGAGCTGAAATCCAACTAGAAACATCAGGATTGAGAGATTTGATGAGTTTGCCAACTGACCTATGTTAGGCTCATCTCTATACAGTGctttgtaaggagaacaacctaaagagGAGTGAAATGTGGAATTGTACCAGAATTCAGCCTGTGGCAGCCACTGTTTCCACTTGGCAGGACAATCATGAACTGCACATCTGAGATACATCTCCAAACACTGATTCACACATTCAGTCTGGCATCAGTTTGTGGATGATAAGCTGTACTCATTTGCAATTCAGTGTCCCATACTCTAAAAAGCTCTTTCCAAAATGCACTTGTAAACACTATAGACAGGGGTAGCCCATGCAGCCTATCAACGTTCTGAAGAAATGCTTTGGCCACTCCAGCAGCAGTGAATGGATGTTTGAGAGGTATAAAATGACTTACTTTAGTAAATCTACCAGCCACCACCAAAATAGAGTTGTGTCCTTCAGATTCGGGCAACCCTTCTATgaaatccatgctgatggactgCCAGGGCCCTTCAGGTATTGGTAAGGGTTGTAGCAATCCAGGAGATTTACACAGCTCATGCTTTGCTTGTTGACAGATAGCACACTGCTTCACAAAGTTTTCCACATCAGTTTCATACCTTGCCAACTGAATAGGTGCTTGACTCTGAAATAAGTAGGGAGAACTCCAGAATGACCTCCTACAGGAGTAGAGTGAAAGGCTTGTATCAGACTGGTTTGCAACCCCACATTAGCTCCAATCCAGATTTTATCATTATGTTTCAGAATTCCCTCCTGCAATGTAAACCCAGGGCAAGCATTTGTATCAATAGCCAATTTCTGTAGCATTTCTTGAGCTACAGAATCCACAGAGTAAGAATTTAAAACCTCTTGAATCCAAACAGGTTGTGAAGTGGATATGGCATGCATTGGAAACAAGTGAGCTACCCTAGACAGTGCATCTGCCACTGTGTTCTCCACCCCTTTCTTGTATTGAATTGTGAATTGTAGTCCCACTAATTTGGTCATGGCCTTTCTCTGCAGCTCTGAAGTTAGAACTTGATCTCCCAAGTGACATAAGCTCTGGTGATCTGTCTTGATTACAAAAGGGCCTCTGGACAAATAAGACCTCCACTTATCTATAGCCATCATAATTGCGAGCAACTCTTTTTCATAAATTGAAAATTTCTGGTTTTTCTGACCCAATGCTTTGCTGTAAAAAGCCATAGGATGTCCCTCTTGGGTAAGCACAGCTCCAACTCCAGAGTCACATGCATCGGTTTCCACACAAAATTGCTTGTCAAAATCAGGTAGAGCTAGAACTGGAGTGGAGGCCATTGCTTGCTTTAACTGTTCAAAAGCATTTTGAGCCTCCTCTGACCAAAGAAATGACTGCTTCTTCAACAACATTGTCAAGGGTTTTGCTATAATCCCATAATTCTGGACAAATTTTCTATAGTACCTAGTGAGTCCAAGAAATCATCTGAGCTAAGTTACATTACTGGGTACATGCCAATCCAACATAGCAGAAGTTTTTGAGGGGTCAGTGGCCACACCTTTATCAAAGATCACATGCCCTAAATATTCCAAAGACTGCTGCCCAAAGGAACA
The Triticum dicoccoides isolate Atlit2015 ecotype Zavitan chromosome 3A, WEW_v2.0, whole genome shotgun sequence genome window above contains:
- the LOC119268405 gene encoding probable polygalacturonase encodes the protein MLYVAPRWRCLLAVAMAIAAVLSAAGGAGAQETCSGAVPAPPKRGAWMSIASFGGAGDGRTLNTAAFAAAVASIQRRRARGGALLYVPPGVWLTGPFSLTSHMTLFLARGAVIRATQDTSSWPLIDPLPSYGRGRELPGKRYISLIHGNGLQDVFITGENGTIDGQGSVWWDMWKKGTLPFTRPHLLELMDSSNAIVSNLVFQDSPFWNIHPVYCSNVLIRNLTILAPHDSPNTDGIDPDSSSNVCIEDCNILTGDDLIAIKSGWDEYGIAYGRPSSGITIRRITGSSPFAGFSVGSETSGGVEDVLAEHLNFYSSGFGVHIKTNSGRGGFIRNITVSDVILDNVRYGLRIAGDVGGHPDERYDHNALPKVDSLTIKNVQGQNIKEAGLIKGIPNSAFSWICLSNIKLHGSAPVRPWKCAAVSGGALDVQPSPCTELTSTSGMSFCTSSL